The genomic interval CAAATCTGATTACCTAAAGGAAGCTTTACTTTCTTCCAAAATCTGCAGGAATTTCACCCCAATTTTCGGTATCCCATTTAATAATTGGATTTTCAAATGAATTCTTATTCAACCATAAAATGGCTCGCTCCATTAAGGCTTGCAGCGGTTTGTTTTGTGCGGTAAACTGCAACTTCGAATTTGGTTTTTTAAGTTTAATCCAATTAATCGCTATTTTAGAATCTGAATATATAGCCGTTTTAGGTTTGTGATTCTTTTGCAATAATGCTAATGCATGCACGAGTGCTAAAAATTCTCCAACATTGTTTGTACCATAACTCAACGGACCAACATGAAATAACTGTTTACCTGAAAAAGGGTCTACACCCCGATACTCCAAATCTCCAGGATTACCACTACATGCAGCATCTACTGCAATACTGCCAATCGGAACACTATTTTTCCAATCAAATTTAGATTTTTGCTTCCGTTTGATACTATCATCATAGCTAGCATAATAAGCATCTTCTGCCTCTGCTTTACTAGAAAATGCTTTATATTTGGCATTTGGAAAAGCTTTAACTTGCGACAGACATTCTGCCCAAGAATTATAAATTCCTGGATTATTTCCCTGCCATACAACATAAAATTTTTGAGTTTTAGACATGTAATTATATATGAACTTTATTGATACCCATGCACATTTGTATTTACCAGAATTTGATACCGATAGAGATCAAATAATTGAACGCGCTTTAGAGTCAAATGTAAATAAAATAATATTACCAAATATTGATCAAAAAACTTTAGCCAATGTGATTTCGATGTCTACCAGGTATCCTGGAATTTGTTTTCCAAGTTTCGGATTACATCCTTGTGATGCAAAGTCAGATTTTGAGTCGATTTTAGCTGCGATGGAAATACATCTTTCAGATACACAATTTGTTGCTATTGGTGAAACGGGGACTGATGCCTATTGGGATACCAGCTTCTGGAATGAACAAGTCAAGGCCTTTTCGATCCAACTTGAATGGGCAAAAAATAGTAATCGTCCGATTATTATTCATTCCCGTGAAACCATCCCTCAAAATATCGAATTTGTAAGAAATCACCAGAATGGCAACTTAAGAGGAGTATTCCATTGTTTTACCGGAACATATGAAGAAGCTCAACAAATCATTGATCTTGGTTTCCTTTTAGGGATTGGAGGCGTACTTACTTATAAAACATCCGAGCTTAAATCGGTTTTGCCAAAATTGTCATTAAAACATTTAATTTTAGAAACCGATGCTCCCTTTTTAACACCCGTGCCATATCGAGGAAAGCGTAACGAATCCTCCTATATTCCACTAATAGCTCAAAAACTATCTGAAATTTTGGAAATTTCTATTGAAGATATAGCCCAGCAAACGAGTGCTAATGCCAATAGCCTGTTTAAAATTGACCAAATTGATTAGTTTTGCAGTCCCATTAGAAATTAAAAGATTAATTCTTCTAAACATTGGATCGTTTATTATTAGA from Saprospiraceae bacterium carries:
- a CDS encoding ribonuclease H family protein: MSKTQKFYVVWQGNNPGIYNSWAECLSQVKAFPNAKYKAFSSKAEAEDAYYASYDDSIKRKQKSKFDWKNSVPIGSIAVDAACSGNPGDLEYRGVDPFSGKQLFHVGPLSYGTNNVGEFLALVHALALLQKNHKPKTAIYSDSKIAINWIKLKKPNSKLQFTAQNKPLQALMERAILWLNKNSFENPIIKWDTENWGEIPADFGRK
- a CDS encoding TatD family hydrolase, whose amino-acid sequence is MNFIDTHAHLYLPEFDTDRDQIIERALESNVNKIILPNIDQKTLANVISMSTRYPGICFPSFGLHPCDAKSDFESILAAMEIHLSDTQFVAIGETGTDAYWDTSFWNEQVKAFSIQLEWAKNSNRPIIIHSRETIPQNIEFVRNHQNGNLRGVFHCFTGTYEEAQQIIDLGFLLGIGGVLTYKTSELKSVLPKLSLKHLILETDAPFLTPVPYRGKRNESSYIPLIAQKLSEILEISIEDIAQQTSANANSLFKIDQID